A window of Elephas maximus indicus isolate mEleMax1 chromosome X, mEleMax1 primary haplotype, whole genome shotgun sequence genomic DNA:
GTTTGATTTCATTATTTCACCACTAGGGCTTAAAGGGTAGACTGGCTCAAATTGGACCTTGGCGATCTATCACTGGGTCAGTCCTGATCCCAAGGGCAGTAAGGCATTTAGAGTAACCCCAGCTCTCAAGAGAAGCCCCTACTGACTTGGTCATCCTGGGATCAGGATTAATCATTTTAGAGTATTTGATTCTGTATTTGGCACTCCATTCTCACACCTATATCTCCTGTGATtcacagaaaaagatggaagaCAGTTTACTAACCCAGAAGGCTTGCCTCCTTTTCATTGTCAGCCTGAGGAGTTGAAGTCATCTTTCTACCAGGTGATTGCAGGTCATCGCCGGTGGGGGGACACTTGGCATCTTCCTCCAGGGTGATGATGGGGCTGAGAGGCAGCCTTGGTTCTGCCACACAGACCTCCATTTGAGCTGTGGGTGAAGTGAGAGGCAGATGCAGCACGCTGGGCTTTTTTGGTACAGGAGGCGGAATCTTGCCTTTCTTTTTCTCAGCTTCTTCCTGGCTCTGGAGGGTAACTCTTTCAGGCAGGGCTCTTACCTTGGAGCTCTCATCCCCCATACCTCCCTGGGGAGGCAGCTGTGTTCCTGAGAAGAAATCACTAGAAGAACTGGCAAAAGGTGTGAAAACAAGCGGTAAGGGTGCTGCTGACTCCCCTGGGCTCCTACTATCAGAGAAGCTGGAGGACTTTGGTTTCCGCACCACCGTATAGATGTCTGGAGGAAGTGGCCTCATATGTTGACTTGAGCTCTTGGTGGTCATAGCCGACATAGGTGAAGTTAGTGGGTACCCCTTGGGGACCGATGGTGACCTGTGGACCAAGTCTGGAGGCCTTCGGGCCAGCGATGGCTTCTCAGCTACAGGAGGTTTCATCTTTCTTTCTGGCAAGATGAAGACTTCTGTTCCAGGTTCCTCAGCATAATCAGGGCTCTCAGTGTCATCTTCTGGCTCAGACTTGCTGACTGACCTCAGGCGAACAGAACGTAAGTCAGATTGAGTAACCATGGGCATGACAGGCTGGTTGGGACTAGTTTTCTGGGCCAGCTTGGCCCCAAAATTTGTATCTGAGTGATGCCGGCTCACCTTGGTTTTGCTTTGGCTGGAGATACTCATCCCAGACAGATCCAGTTTGGGGGAAGAGGTCAATGGTAGGTCAAATGATAGCCGTGACTTGGAACTTTTCTCCACTGGTGATGTCGGGGGAAGTGATGACTTCCTCTCAGGTACCGCTGGACGTACCCGGACACTGCTGCTTGAAGGGGGAAAGTGGCCCAGGGTCAAGGACATAGAGACAGTGGGTGTTGGTGTCTCTGACTGACTGGAGTATCCGCTGGAGGGTGACATTAGTCCAGTGGGCCTTGCTGGGGAGGATATCTCCCTGGCCTCCGCCTCAATGGAGAGTTGGGAAGGCGTAGTGGCTCTGGAGGTGGAAGGGGAGGCAAGAGACTCTGAGCTGCCCTGAACTTGGGTGCACTCAATGACTGTGGTGCCAGTGGCAGTGCTGGAGCTGGACAAGGATTGGTAGGTGTCTCCATACTTCCAGTCAGTAAGATACCAGTGGTGGGATAATTGTGTACCTTCTGAATCATCGAGGGGTGGCACAGCTGGGTGACCCTGAGCATCTGGGTGGGACAagtgatgtccttggtgttccaAGGAGAGGGAAAGGCTCTTTGGCCTCTGGTCCTTAGTTAATACTGGTCCGCCTTCTGGCAGGAGGACTGGCTCATCTTTGACCAGTGAGACACTACGCATTGGTGGAGAAGGTTTCTTTTTGGCCTTCTTGAGGGAAATACTCTTGGACCTCTGCCGTCTGCGCTGGGCCTCCTGTTCAGCACTGAGGGAGGCAATGTTGTCAGCACTGTTGCTTCCCTCAGAACTTGTACTGGCATAAGGGAGGGCACAGGCTTCACTGGCCTTTTGCCCCTCGTCATAGTCCACATCTGTGATGCCTGAGTCTGTAGGCACAGACAGTGACCGCTCCCGGAATTTGCTGGCCCCACCTGGGCCTGTCTCCAGTCTTGAGGTACCACTGGTCAGAAGGCCAATCTTGGTGGCTCTTTCTGGTACTTGCCTTCGTTGAGTAGAGTACTCAGAGTAACCAGCTAACCCACTGCATCTTCCTGGGTTATCATGAGTGACAAAGTGGGTAGCAGCCTCCTTAGGAACCAGAGGTGGAAGTGTGTTCAGAGGGACCCAAGAATTCGCAGAGGAAGGATTCTTTCCATTTCCATTGACTTGATTGTTCTGGCTGGTGGCACTTGGAATCATGTaagtgaaagcatttcccttccaGGAAGTGGAGAATGTAGATTCTGTTGTTCCATTGCAAGAACTGGAGACACTGTACATCATTCCCATGCTTTCCATGCCAGGAGGGTTTGCACCACTACGTTCCTGGTGAGTTTCTCCCAGATTGCAAGGATTTCTTAGTACCGGCAAGGTGAGATTTGGGAACcgagcttcctgaccaactgcaGCTCTTCCGTGAGCACCTTCTGTAACTGAATGACTGGGCCTGATGTCCGAGGTGGTAGGGCGCGCCACACTGCCTGCTGGGCTGTTGCTGTGACCTGGAGGAGACAAACACAGAATGTTAGTGGTGCAGTAGGGGACTCCCTGTCAGCTGTCTAGAGACAGGAACACCAAGTGTTTGCCAAGAAGCATTTGCCAACAGCTTGGTCAGAATTCCTTGGTTCTTCCTTTCCATAGCTGAGGATGCTGGGGAAGTTGGGGCCTTGCTCATTGCCACAGAGCGAGACAGCGACAGGGTGCCCTTAAATTGTCCAGATGGTTGTCAAAGACTTTTCAGCTTTGATGATTCCTTTTAGAGCTGAAGTGTcacatgggtttttgtttttttccccatgcTTTCACCCCAGCTCATGAAATCATCATAGACCTCAGCTTTCACTTCTGAGACGAGAGCAgaggttttccttttttcaaatttttattgtgctttaagtgaaagtttacaaatcaagtcagtctctcatacaaaaacttatatataccttgcttttatatacttctaattgctctccccctaatgaaacagcacactctttccccccactctttattttcatgtccattcggacagcgtctgaccccctctgccctctcctctcccctccagacaggagctgcccacatagcctcatgtgtccacttgatccaacaagctcattcttcaccagtatcattttctatcccatagtccagtccagtccctgtctgaagagttggctttcggcatggttcctgtcttgggctaacagaaggtctggggaccatgacctctggggtccttctagtctcagtcggaccattaagtctggtctttttagaagaatttggggtctgcatcccacgagAGCAGAGGTTTTCAAACTGATTAAGGACAGCACTGTCTGACTTTCAGCTCCAACAATGAAACCGGAGTATGCCCGAGCTGGAAAGCTGAGTCTGGTTGCATTTTTGGCACATGTCACTTTTTAGCTGTGTAACAGTAAGAGACAGAATAACCTAGAGAAGTGAGTAAACAGTTCAGATGTTCAAAATTCCCAAAGGTTTTCTCATATACACAATTATTACTGTTATATCATTATTGCTACTACTATGATAATTTATGACAAGAGCCACCATttgttgaacacctactatgtataAGGTACATGGTAGGCAAAGTACATAAAAGAACTCCAATGCTCACAACAACTCTATCGTGTCAGTATTATTATTCCAAGTTAACAGATGAAGACATTGAGGGTCAGAAAGGTTATGTAACTTGACCAAGGTCTCCCAGTTAGTAAGTGGAGGGGCCAGGATTCACATCTCCAGTCTGTGTTCTTTGGATGGCACTTATTTAATTGTAGTAATGCTTCTGTTAAGATGGTGGTTTTAGAGATGATTTCTAGCCCTTTAACTCTTTGCCTAATTTTGGCATATATAACTGGAAACAATAATATAATGAATTCATTAGCCTGGGAGGCCTGCTACCCATACTCAGTTGAAACACTTGACAAAAGGTCCTTTGGTATCCTTAATTACCACGCTGGTGTTTTTAGGACAtctttttaaagcctattttctcCTAACTATCCCTATTCCCCATCACCACAATAATACCTGGGGCCAGAATTGGTGGGAGTGAGCAAGGGGCTGGGTCTGTGAGATCAGCTGTGGTGGGGTCACCTTGGTCTCGCTGGGAAAAGTTAGAGAATCCAATAATGGTTCGCTTCCGCCTCAGGGTGGACTTGGGATTCACGGCTGTCTCTGTGTTAAACAACGAGTGTCGCAAAGTTGCATGTTTATCAAACTGCTGTCCTGTAGCCAAAATAAAGACACTTGGGTGCATCCTGGTTTCTGTTTAAAGTACAGTAGAAATTGGCCTGAGGTGAAGAGAATGGATGATGGCAGTAGCGATGAGCATGAATAGCTTTTAGGCAGGTGGTACTTCTTCTTCCTCATCCCTCCCAATTCAGCCCTGGACAGCCACAGCCCCGAGGCACACATGCTGTTTTCACAGGCCATTCTCAGGTTTACCTGCGTGTCTCAGGTGGACCAGAGCTGTGGTTTTCAATCCTGGCTGCATACTGAAATTAACTGCAGCATCTGAAACTCCGATTACCTGGACCCCACCTCATAACATTTAAATCTCTGGGAGTAGGTCCAGGTATAAGCATTATCTAGAAGCTTCTTGGGTGATTCAGTTGTACATCCAGGGATGAGAACCAATGGTGTAGAGTGACAGGTTGAGACTAGATGTTGCTTGACTGGAATCCTGTCTCAGAGAAAGCCTTTTATACGGGCCGGGCCAGGTTAGGGCAGTGTCTCCCAAGAAGTTACCCCACTGCCTTCCACCACCCAAGAAGCCACCTGATAACCTGTCCTACCATCATCTGATGACATGTTATCAAAGTTCCCCACTGTGTGGTAACTGAGGTCCATGTCTCTTAAGGTATTGGGTCAGTCTTTGGCTCCTGTGAAATTGCTGGGGCTGAGTCAGGGCAGTGGGGGGAGGTATGCGGTTCCTCTCATTCTCTCTCATTCAGCAGCTAGCTAACCACAGCCTCTCCTCTCAGCCACATGGCTGCATTACATACACCCATACCCCTGCAAGTGGCTCAGTCGGGAAAACGCAGGGACAACCTTATCCAGCATAAGATAGACATTTAGAAACAAAGCACCAAGCATCACTGTGTGAGTCTCTCCTCATCGCCAGTCTCTCCTGTCAGTAAATTTTCCTATGCTGTGGGCTCTATTTCCTGCCTCTGATTTCCTGAGATGATGCCACATATCCAAGGAGTATCACCACATGTGGCCATACCTGTCCTCATTGTCTTCATCAACTTTACCCAGCATACCATGGGCTGGTGCTGACTCACCAGGTCCCTCTGGTCCCTTTGGGTTACTGAGGTCTTGATTTCATCAGGTAACTGGCCCTATCACCCTCTGAAATGACAGACCCTCCTCTTGTTCCACTTACAGCCGATGGAATGTGGGACACAAACTAATAATGGTATGTGTGCCACGTGTCCTCAACCAGCTAGGCTACATGCATCACTCTCTCCACTCTTTTGGGCAGGTAGTACTGGATCTCCTTTTGGTCTTTTTCATCTTAGACCCTTTCTGTTACTTCCCTTCTTGAAAAACTTGCCAGGCAAGTTGAAAAACCCACCTCACTAGAAGACCTAGTGTCTACTTAAAGTGCCACAAGGTTTTTGGTCTGTGctcttccttccccttttccTACCAGCACGATGAATCCCCCACTTCTCCTCCTACTGGCTTTTGGCACAAGATGTTTCCTTTCCCCAAATCGGAAATAATTCACAAACTTCCCAAAAGTTCCCATACATGCTTGAGAGAGCACACAAGTTCATAAAGTTTTAGTtttctgttaaaatttttttgtttactaTCAGATGGTATCAGTTAGTGAGGCAGTGAAAGTAGGGAGTGAAGAAACAGCAGCCAGAGCACCCTCTTTTGCATGCCTCTGTTCCCTGGCCACAGCCATGATGATGACAGTGCAGGGTGAGCCAGTAGCAGAGAAAGTCTTGCTCCCTCCCCTAGCACCCGGTGCATTTGGAGAGGATGGTCTGTAGTAGGCATAGAGACAAGTAAACAGAGATAGTGCTAAGCAACTCTACCAGAGATGTTGATGGGCACAATGTCAGATTGCGTGGAGCAAGGCTGAGGCCATGGCTTCTTCTCTAGGACGGGTAGAGGGAAGGGGCTATTCCAGGCAGTTTGCTTGTCGGCTGTGGTAGACAGGCTCAGAGCGGGCTTGGGGGCCCTCACACCCTGGGTGGTGGTCTCATCCTCGCTCAGCTGCCGTTTTGTAGGCTGTTGGGAAAGAAGGTGATGGAAAGAGTGTGCTCCTGACTGGAGATGAGCCAGTGCCCACAGGCTAGCTGTTTAGGCGGGGTGGTTGGAGGCATCATTTGGGAGTCAGGAAAATATGGACAGGCTGCCAGGCCAGGTACCTGCCTGTGCAGGGACCATCCTGGTGGGGCCTCAGAGTAGCTCTGCTGGTGAGTGAAGGTTAGCAGCAGCTTCCAGTGGGCTACGTGAGCAGCTTGTGGTCCCCCATCAGTGGGTGCAGGGTGAACTCTGCACGCTGGTCTCCCAGGTTGGGAAGGAGGCAACTCACCATCAATACTAACTCCAGATGCCTGGCAGAATGGGGCCTTGGACTGGGGGTGGCCTCAAGGAGCTCATCAGAAGAGCGGAAGGTCTGCCCCAGGAGTCTGGCCTCCGAGTCCTGTTCCTCATATTCTTCTGAAAAATAGCACAGTGGATACACACTCTAGGGGCCCACGGCCAAGCACTGGGCTGGGGAAGGACCATGCATCAGGACTCCTGCTCTAGCTGCCCGGCCTGATGTGCATTGTTTGTTTAGGATATTTCCTGGTGTCTGAGCCTCTAGATTCTGAAATGGAAAAAGCCCTTCTACCCGGGGCTCAGAGAGCTGAGGAGAAAAGGAAGCCAGTAAATTCAACCTGTGCTGGTTCAGGGACCAAACCCTTGTCTCACGGTCCCCGCCTTAAGTGCACAATTTGGAGAGGGGGCTCAGAGTGCAAAGGCATTTTGCTACTTTTTACTGCAAGGACCACTCTTTGAAGGCCTTCTTCAAAGCTCTTCTGCAACCCTACCAGAGAAGTGACCTGTGTGAATCCAGAAGAAATTTGCATTTGGAAGTCCAACCTGGAGTTCTCTCTTAGATATCAAGAGCTCTTACTTgagctccctcccccttctttttctttttggcctAGTTTCCTCTACCTTAGTCCCACTTTgggtggtgtgaggtataggaGAGCTAtggtgaaggaaaaggaagaaggtaGTGTCATAGAAGGAAGGAGAAGTTTGGGAGCATCATCAGGGAATAAGAAGGATGCAATAATAGTTGAATGGGTTTGATTTCTGTGATGAATGAGATTGAGTAAATGAAGACAGCCAGAGTAGCACGAAGAGCAAACAGGTGTGGCTGTATTTACATTTGAACAGACTCTTAAGAGCCATAGAAACTGGAGGTTCAGGGAAACCTCAAAGGTTCTCTGGTCCAACACCCCATTCTGTGCTTGATCTCCCTCCTCAGCAGCCCTTCCAGGTGCTTATTCAGCCTCTGCACACACCTACAGGAATGGGGAGCTCCCTCCCTCCTAGGCAGCTTATTCCATCTATGGACTGTTGAGGCTGTCAGGTGTGTCACAAAGTTCTCCTTTATCTTCAGGTGAAATCTATCTAGATTTCCACCCACTGGTCCTAATTCTGCCCTTGATGGCTACACAGAACAcacggactttttttttttttcctgcatggtAGCTGCTCTGTTATGGGAACACAAGGCTCATAGTGTCCCTTGGAATTTTGCTTTTCTAAGGTCActgctgccctggcagggagaTGAAAGTTATGGCTATAGTCCAGTTGGATAGCCCTTCTGCAGTTTTCTATTCTCCATATGAGTTAACCTTTGCTGGTATGGATAAATGAGAGCTGACATGACCTCTTTTCATATTTAGCATTCACTTGACAAATGTTTCCTGAGCACCTCTTGGGGATCCAGCTCTGTGCTAGGTGCTTCTGGGAATCCAAGGGTACTAAGAGCTGTGATTCCTTCCACTGAGAAACTCACATGGTTAGGTGCACAAAATATATATCCAGGAGGAGATGAATGaataattgaatgaataaatgcaagAAAAAGCAGTGCAGAACTAGACAAGTCTTCTCAAACTGGATGGTACAAAGTGCCATGTTATGTTATGGAGGGAATGCAAAGTACAGAATTAGTGTCAGAGATTTTTTTTGGATGAGGCAAGGATACAACTTTGAAGAAAGTGTAAGGACTGGAGTgaagaggagggaggaaaggCTTCTAGGCTTGGAAAAGTGGCCTGGATTGGACAGTGAGTGCCTAGATGGCATCTCCAGCTTATGACTATCCCTGaggttttatttttaccttttatatTGAGATATAAGTTATAAACAGTAAACCACACAAATCTTAAGTGTGCAGTTCAGTGAATCTTTACATACGCATACCCCCTCGTAATCTTCATCCAGATGTTTGCAGCAACCCAGTAATTCCCCTCGTAGCACTTCTGCCACCTATACTGAATAAATCCCTTCTCATCAATGTGTATGCCTTTCATAATGTAAGGGCCTAGCAAGAATCACATTGTATTTTCTGGTATATTAACTTTAATATTGTACCTATCTCAGCCCCATGTTCCAAAGGATATTACATCCTATTGGGGTCTCTCCAGCTGCAAGATTATCTTGCTAAGTGGTTTACATACTGTCTATTATTAATCCTCACAAAACTGTGTCATATGGGGAATTAGAATCTCCATTTTAAGGATAACTGATTAATCTGAAGTTCAGGGAGTCTGGGCAATATACATAGTGTCACACAACTGGTTAGGCGTGGGAATTGAATTAGATTCTAGTTGTGCCTGATTCCAAAGCCTGGGTCTTCTCCACTCTGCCTGCTGCACGTGGTCTGACTGGTCAAGCAAAATGGCTGGGCCTGCTTCTCCAGGTAGTGTGGGGCAGCTTTGCATAGAACAAGCTTATCAGTATACTCCAAAGACAGTGGTCTTGAGAACTGAGGATGAGGTGAAAACTGGGTGCAGTGCATTGGGGTTACTTTAGCGAGGCAGTGGCTACCCAGGAAACATGGGGAAAAGGTTTCTGCGAGAGCAGAGTGAGTGAAGCCCAGAATGGCTCCTTTGTCTTCCAGTGACAGGATTCCAAAGGCACGGGCCACGGGAAAAGAGAAGGGCTGGGGTGTGTGTGGGCGCACATTTGGGGGGCATCTCCTTTCCAGCTTTCTTTGTGAATAGCCTGAGCCATTGACCTGCTTCAGCTTCTGTCCTTTTATCCGTTGGGCAACTTAACTGACCCACTGCCCTCccgtggaatagaactgccccagagggtttccaaggctgtcatccttatggaagcagactgccacatctttctcccacggagtggctggtgggtttgaaccaccgaccttttcgttagcagccgagcgcttaaccattacgccaccagggctcctaacttaaCTGAAAAAGGGGGGGCAGGGAAACACCGGTGGAAACGGGCTTTTAGAATCATTAGCCTAGCAGGTGCAAGGCGGAAAATGTGTGCTTTGTTTTTCACTATGTTTGTAATTGCTCTCTCTTTTGCTCTTGCAGTCCCTGTCCTCTTTCTTCGCTGCCTCCCTCCAGCCGCTGCTGCGAAGGACGCTTCTCACCGCCGCCGCCGGCTCAGCCGCAGCCCCCCTCCCTCTCAGTACCTTGCAACAGGCTCTGGAGATTGAGCTGCGCCTCGTGAAGCAGCTCCTCTACACTCGGGGGCCTGCCTGAAGAGAGGAACACATTCGCTGGCTGCCGCCATGACGACCTCGAGTGGGCAGTCGCTGTCGCATTTTCCTGACCCGAGTTAGCTGCAGCTAAGAAGGAGAGAGTCAGTGAGAGGCGCTGCCGACGGAGGCGGGGCGGCGCCGGGCCAGTGGGCGCGCGCGCCGCAAGGTGAGGCCCGCCCTGCGCGGCGCGGGCCGGGGGCGAGGGGGCCTTTAAAAGGCGGAGGCTCGGCGGCTCCAGGGGAGTTCCTCGACAGATCTTGCCGCGGCTGTTCCCTGCCGCTTCACCCGCCGCCGCCCCGCCGCTCCTCGCCGGCCGCCGCCGAGCCCGGGGGCTCCTCAGCCTCGGCCCTACCCGGCTTCGCGCCGCCGCCCGCCCCGCTCCGGCTTCGGCGACGAGGTAACGCGCCCCGGGTCGCGCCGCGGGGCCCTCGGCACACTCCGCGCCGCAGTGGCCGCCTGGTGGGTGTGGCCCGGCCCGGGTCTCTCCTGCGCCCcgacgccgccgccgccgccgcccgtgCGGCCCCTCGCTCCCCGCCCCGCGCAGTCCCAGGGCGAGGAGCCAGTGAAGATGTCCGAGGCGGCCGGAAATCTCAATAGCCTCCGCATGGCAAATGTAGCCCTGCGAGAAGAATTAAATGCCCTTCGCGGGGAGAATGCCAATTTGGGCCTTCAGCTTGGAAAAGCCCTGGCAGAGGTTAACTCCTTGCGGGGCAATGTCTCGAGCTACATGAGCTGGCCCGTGCCCATAGTGCCCGTCCTGGCTGAGGAGAATTTTGAGTTCCCGCTCAATGAGATCGATGCCATTCCCGAGAGAGAATTGCCCTTCTTATGCTGGTCTCCCCCACGTGCGGAGCCCGAGCATATCCCAGATGAACTGCTGGTTAATGTGATCCAGGATTGCGGCACCCCTGACGGCCCCAGCGACCCCCCTCTGCTGCCCAGCCTGCCACCTCCGGCGCTGCCTGCGCCAGAGCCAAAGGAGACGCCCCCGCAGCCCCCTCTGCAGCCCCCTCTGCCACCGCTGGAGCGGCCTGAGATGGAGTCCTTTTCAGGCGACCCAGTCTACCTTCCTGAATTCCTGATGCAACTAGAGACCTTCATAGTTAACCATGAGGATCGTTTCCCGGGGGGCGCCGAGCAGGTGGCCTTTCTGATCTCCTTTTTCACAGGTGCAGCCAAGGATTGGGCCATCTCAGTTACCCAGGAAGGAAGCCCCCTCCATGCCAACTTACCGCGCTTCCTGGATGAAATCCGTAAGGAATTCTGTGGCCCAATCCCCCCACGTGTGGCTAAAAAGGCCATCCAAAAGCTCAAGCAGGGAGACTGTACTATCGGCAGCTATGCAGATGCTTTTCAGTTCCTGGCCCAGTTCTTGTCTTGGGATGACTGCCGTCTCCAACGCCAGTTTATCAAAGGGCTGTCAGATTTTTTCTGCAAGGAGCTCTTATGGTCACCCGAAATGGTGGACCTGGATGAGCTGATTCTCGAATGTATGGAGATAGAAAGAAGAGTGCGTGGCCCCAAGCCAGTCCTGCTCCCTGGGGTTCGAAATATCTTCCTCCCTTTTGCTGCTAACCCTAATGatgatgaaagtgaagatgagGAGTTCTACAGTGAGGATGAAGATGGAGAGGCATGCAAAAGCAGGCATTACCTGAAGGACCAGTGCAGGTGCATGAGGGCTTTTCCGCAAGAgatgaaggaggaagaggagatgagaaagaaaagtGAGGATGAAGATGAGAGTAAGGATGAGAAAAAAGATGAGGATGGGGGCCAGGAGACAGAACAGGAGCAAGAGACAGAGGAGGTCTGTGGTGAGGTCCAGGATGATGACTTAGATGAGCTAATGGAGATGGAAGAGCCCATTGCCCATACTTCATCCCAGGCTTCTGGCTCCACAAGTGGTAACCACGCCGAAAATTTCCTAAATGCCTCACTGCCCATAATACAGCCTGGTAGACGGAGGAACCAGAATCGAGTCCCACTTCTGGAGGGCCTCCCCGGTACCAATTCACCGTACTACAGTTCTCCACCAGTGACTCACCGTGCAGGTCGCTTGGGGCAACGCCAAATTAGAAGACGCCCCCCAGTGCTATTCCGCCTCACCCCAAGACAGGGGGGCCACCGAGCTGCTCGTGGCCGCATTCGTGTGTGAGTACTGAAGCAAGATGGCCACTCAGAACACACCCTCCTGGattccctgcccctgctattgcCGCAACACCTTCCCCATCTGTTGACCAGTACTTAAGGGAGTTCCAGACCTGCAGAACCTGGAGAAGACACACAGAACTGAAAACCTGCAGAACTCCAGACCATCTTGCAAGCATGACTGAGGAGTGACATGGGCCCAACCAAGGCCATCTGGGAAAGGAGAGATCAGCAATCGCTGTCCCCTTGGAATGTACTCTTTCCTGGGCCTACTCCCATAAGTGAACTGGTCACTCTCTTGTATTTCACCTCTGGTCGTTCCTAACCCTCACTTCTCCTGCATTTATTCACCCTGTGTTCTCTGGTTTTATTCTCTGACTGGCTCACGGGGACTTCACCCACTGCCTCACTCATCTGCCCCAGTGATCTAAAGGACAGGCTACACTGAGACCGGTTACTAGATACGGTTAACTGAGAACAGGATATTATCAAGACATATACCTGGAAGCTTATACTTGTCTCAAGCCACGCCTCCAGCAGAAGGGTCAAAAGGACAATGTAGTTGAGATTTGCCCTTAACTGATCGCGTAAGCTGGTCTCTTTCCAGCACTTGACTTTATCTTCCTACAGACTCCTGTATCAGTGCCCTTGGACCAGCTTGCCAAACCTGGGGCCCTCTCCTCTCACCACCTTGCCCTCATGGGCATCCCTGGTGGGCAT
This region includes:
- the NHSL2 gene encoding NHS-like protein 2, translating into MPFYRRTVVPQRLCPRNQPQQLAELHDVSHLAALSLLRQLADLCGHSLALLEDLEGHLLALGHRTDSLYRRTVGLRRCLPCRLLGPEDNQEELGKPCPGGSRPSVCPASGGASASHWSNLTRSQRSREPVDAVHTAAANSGQENATATAHSRSSWRQPANVFLSSGRPPSVEELLHEAQLNLQSLLQEEYEEQDSEARLLGQTFRSSDELLEATPSPRPHSARHLELVLMPTKRQLSEDETTTQGVRAPKPALSLSTTADKQTAWNSPFPLPVLEKKPWPQPCSTQSDIVPINISGQQFDKHATLRHSLFNTETAVNPKSTLRRKRTIIGFSNFSQRDQGDPTTADLTDPAPCSLPPILAPGHSNSPAGSVARPTTSDIRPSHSVTEGAHGRAAVGQEARFPNLTLPVLRNPCNLGETHQERSGANPPGMESMGMMYSVSSSCNGTTESTFSTSWKGNAFTYMIPSATSQNNQVNGNGKNPSSANSWVPLNTLPPLVPKEAATHFVTHDNPGRCSGLAGYSEYSTQRRQVPERATKIGLLTSGTSRLETGPGGASKFRERSLSVPTDSGITDVDYDEGQKASEACALPYASTSSEGSNSADNIASLSAEQEAQRRRQRSKSISLKKAKKKPSPPMRSVSLVKDEPVLLPEGGPVLTKDQRPKSLSLSLEHQGHHLSHPDAQGHPAVPPLDDSEGTQLSHHWYLTDWKYGDTYQSLSSSSTATGTTVIECTQVQGSSESLASPSTSRATTPSQLSIEAEAREISSPARPTGLMSPSSGYSSQSETPTPTVSMSLTLGHFPPSSSSVRVRPAVPERKSSLPPTSPVEKSSKSRLSFDLPLTSSPKLDLSGMSISSQSKTKVSRHHSDTNFGAKLAQKTSPNQPVMPMVTQSDLRSVRLRSVSKSEPEDDTESPDYAEEPGTEVFILPERKMKPPVAEKPSLARRPPDLVHRSPSVPKGYPLTSPMSAMTTKSSSQHMRPLPPDIYTVVRKPKSSSFSDSRSPGESAAPLPLVFTPFASSSSDFFSGTQLPPQGGMGDESSKVRALPERVTLQSQEEAEKKKGKIPPPVPKKPSVLHLPLTSPTAQMEVCVAEPRLPLSPIITLEEDAKCPPTGDDLQSPGRKMTSTPQADNEKEASLLGSSVEPSTEEKSLISDKTAESIVEDDDDVFVASRTTEDLFTVIHRSKRKLLGWKEPGEAFAGSRPSSHLPIKNTADSPVSESAASAGSGSNANLDADRNDDFKALLQKKGSKSGQRERDHFIHS
- the RTL5 gene encoding retrotransposon Gag-like protein 5; protein product: MSEAAGNLNSLRMANVALREELNALRGENANLGLQLGKALAEVNSLRGNVSSYMSWPVPIVPVLAEENFEFPLNEIDAIPERELPFLCWSPPRAEPEHIPDELLVNVIQDCGTPDGPSDPPLLPSLPPPALPAPEPKETPPQPPLQPPLPPLERPEMESFSGDPVYLPEFLMQLETFIVNHEDRFPGGAEQVAFLISFFTGAAKDWAISVTQEGSPLHANLPRFLDEIRKEFCGPIPPRVAKKAIQKLKQGDCTIGSYADAFQFLAQFLSWDDCRLQRQFIKGLSDFFCKELLWSPEMVDLDELILECMEIERRVRGPKPVLLPGVRNIFLPFAANPNDDESEDEEFYSEDEDGEACKSRHYLKDQCRCMRAFPQEMKEEEEMRKKSEDEDESKDEKKDEDGGQETEQEQETEEVCGEVQDDDLDELMEMEEPIAHTSSQASGSTSGNHAENFLNASLPIIQPGRRRNQNRVPLLEGLPGTNSPYYSSPPVTHRAGRLGQRQIRRRPPVLFRLTPRQGGHRAARGRIRV